The Pseudomonas sp. SCB32 DNA window TAGAGCAGGCGGCCGATCAGGGTGCTCTTGCCGTCGTCGACGCTGCCACAGGTGATGAAGCGCAGCAGTTGCTTGTGCTGTTGCTGGGCCAGGTAGGCGCCGAGGTCGTCTCGTGCCGATTGGGTGATGGCGTTCATCAGAAGTAGCCCTCTTGTTTCTTCTTCTCCATGGAGCCGGCCGAGTCGCTGTCGATCAGGCGGCCCTGGCGTTCGGAGGTGCGGCTGACGAGCATCTCCTGGATGATCGCCGGCAGGTCGTCGGCGTCGCTGTCGATGGCACCGGTGAGCGGGTAGCAGCCCAGGGTGCGGAAGCGCACCTTGCGCAGTTCCGGGGTTTCCCCGTCGCGCAGCGGCAGGCGCTCGTCGTCGACCATGATCAGGGTGCCGTCACGGCGCACGACCGGGCGCTCCTTGGCGAAATACAGCGGCACGATGGGAATCTGTTCCAGGTAGATGTATTGCCAGATGTCCAGCTCGGTCCAGTTCGACAGCGGGAAGACCCGCAGGCTTTCGCCCTTGCGTTTACGAGTGTTGTACAGGCTCCAGAGTTCCGGACGCTGCTGCTTGGGGTCCCAGCGGTGCTGCTCGGAACGGATCGAGAACACCCGCTCCTTGGCCCGCGATTTCTCCTCGTCGCGGCGTGCGCCGCCGAAGGCCGCGTCGAAGCCGTGGTGATCCAGCGCCTGCTTCAGGCCCTGGGTCTTCCAGATGTCGGTGTGCAGCGCCGAGCCGTGCTCGAAGGGGTTGATGCCACGCTCCACGCCCTCGGGGTTGACGTGCACCAGCAGCTCCAGGCCCAGGCGCTTGGCGGTCTGGTCGCGGAAGTCGATCATCTCGCGGAATTTCCAGGTGGTGTCCACGTGGAGCAGCGGGAAGGGCGGCTTGCCGGGGGCGAAGGCCTTCATCGCCAGGTGCAGCATCACTGCGCTGTCCTTGCCGATGGAGTAGAGCATCACCGGGTTTTCACACTCGGCGACCACTTCGCGGATGATCTGGATGCTTTCCGCTTCCAGCCGTTGCAGATGACTCAACATCAGTTACCTCCTCGTGTCTTGCCGTCCTCGGGGTCGGCGTGACATCACGGTAGGTAATGCGCCGTCGCGGGTTCTTCGTCCGAGCGGACGAAAAAACCGCGACGACCCGACTCAGGCCGACGTCCCGTGCAATGCCTCGGCGTGGGCCTTGAGCGCCAGGGCCACGGCGTCGAAGCCCTGCTTGACCCAGGGACCGTGGTTGGCCATGACCTGATCGGCGGTAGGGCCGAGGAATTGGTCGGTGGTCTGGTAACGACAGCTGCGCGGGCCGGTCGGTTCGATGATCTGTTCGCGGCGCGCGGCGTCCGGGTTGTCGGCGCTGGCGATCATTTCCCAGGCGAGCAGGCGGTGTGGCTCGAAGTCGGCCAGGTGCTCGACCACGTGCAGCAGCTCGCCGGGGCGAGTCGGGTCGGGCAGGAACAGGTTGACCGGCTCGCCCAGACGCAGGCTCGATTCCACCTTGACGGTGTAGGGGTTCCACTGCGGGTAGCTCGGCAGGTCGACCAGGATCGACCAGACCAGTTCGGCGGGCGCCGCGATCTCCACGCTCAGCGAGCGCACCAGGTTCTTCTCTGTGCTCATGGGAGTCTTCCTCCAGACGTACGCATCGCACCGCGCGACGCGTCAGAGTCGATACTCGGCGCAAGCGTCTTCGCGCTCCTCGTCCGCTCGGACGAAGAATCCGTAACCGGCTCCTCCCTAAGGTCTGTACAGGCCCACTGGAGGAGACCGAAATGCCCACCGACAGGATCGAACAAGAGGTCATCAGCGGCGAAAGCTGGAACCTCTTCTGCGAACAACTGCGCCGCAGCGGCGAACAGATACTCCGCGCCGAGGCGCCCGCCGACGGGCAGACCCGCGCCGAAGGCTTCCGCTACCTGACCCGCCTGCTGCGCATCGCCCTGGAAATGCACCTGGAGTTCGCCGACCCGGACTTCCCCGGCTTCATCACGCCCTCCCACGAGACGGCGAAGATCGGCGCCGACAACCCGGACAACCTGTACCGCTACGCCCGCCTCAACGGTGAGCACCAGTACCGCGTCAGCGGCAGCCGGGGCAGCGTGTTCTACCTCAGCTTCGGCACCCAGAAGGGCGGCTACGAGACCGACGGCAAGATGATCCAGACCGGTTTCATCGACGCCAGCCAGCTGGAGATCGATGCCGACGGCAACTTCGAGATCATCCTCAGCCAGCATCGTCCTGCCAGCGGCAACTGGCTGCCGATGGAGGCTACGAGCAACGCGCTGGTGGTACGCCAGACCTTCCTCGACCGCGGCGCCGAGCAACCGGCGCAACTGCGCATCGAGCGGCTGGACGGCGCCCAGGCACCGGAGCCGCTGAGCCCGCAGCGCCTGCAGCAGGGGCTGACCCGCGCCGCCTCGTTCGTCGAAGGCACCGCGCGGTTGTTCGCCGACTGGGCCCAGGGCTACCAGACCCACGCCAACCAGCTGCCGCTGGCGGACCAGGCGCTGTGCCAGTCGGTCGGCGGCGACCCGAACATCCTCTACTACCACTCCTACTGGGCACTGGCCGACGACGAGGCGCTGGTGATCGACGTGGAGCAGGTACCGGAGTGCGACTTCTGGAACCTGCAGATCAACAACTACTGGATGGAATCGCTGGACTACCGCTACCACCGCATCTGCCTGAACAAGCATTCGGCGCAGCTGGACGGGAAGGGTGGCGTACGCATGGTCCTCAGCGCCCGCGATCCGGGCCTGCCCAACTGGCTGGAAACCGCCGGCCATCCCAACGGCACCCTCTGTCTGCGCTGGGTTGGCGCGAAGCAGCCGGTGCACCCGACCACCCGCGTGCTCAAGCTCGCTGAACTCAAGGATCTGCTGTGATGGACGATTTCTCCGCTAAAGCCCTGCTGGCCGAAGCCAGCGCCCGCGCTGGCGGCCTCGATGACTTCGGCGAGGGCGACTTCCGCGCGGCGCTGGACGTGCTCGCCGTCGCCCTGCGCGACGAGGCCAAGCTCTCCGCCCAGGGCCGCGCGCTGCTGCGCGAGAAGCTGCTGGCGCAGCTGGGCAACCGCCTGGTACTGGAGGATTACTGCAAGCGCCATCCGGAAATCCTCGAGCAGCCCATCGACGACCCGCTGGTGATCGTCGGCCTGCCGCGTACCGGCACCACATTGCTGCAGCGCACCCTGGCGGTGGACCCGCAGTTCAGCAAGGCGCAGTGGTGGGAAACCCGCTACCCGGCGCCGCTGCCGGGCGAGGCGGTGGAGCAGCCGAGCCAGCGCATCGAGCGGGCGCGCAAGGAAGTGGCGGGGATGATCGAGTTCCTGCCGCAGCTGCTGACCATCCACCCGCTGGACGCCGAGCAGCCGGACGAGGAATTCATGCTCATGGAGCATTCCTTCCTCTGCGCCATGGACTCCTACGTCAACGTGCCGGGCTACACCGCCTGGCTCGATCGCCAGGACCAGGCCCAGGTCTACCGCTACCTGAAGAAGACCCTGCAGTTCCTGCAGTGGCAGCAGCAGCGCCGGGGCATCGCGCCGGGACGCCGCTGGCTGCTGAAGAGCCCGCAGCACCTGCACACCGTGGAACTGCTGTTCGAGGTCTTCCCCCGTGCCCAGGTGGTGCTGACCCACCGCGACCCGGGCAAGACCATCCCGTCCCTGGCCAGCTTCATCCATACCCTCTGGCAGCTCTACAGCGAGCAGGTGGACGCCCGCGCCGTCGGCGGCCAGTGGAACCAGCGCATGGCCCGCGCCCTGCATCACACCATGCAGGCGCGTGACGACCTGCCCGCCGGCCGCTTCCTCGACGTGCGATTCGAGGACACCCTGAGCGACCCGCTCGGCGTGGTCGAGCGCATCTACGCCTTCGCCGGCCTCGAGCTGACGCCGGACTGCCGCGCCGCCATGCAGCGCTGGTTGGCCGAC harbors:
- the cysD gene encoding sulfate adenylyltransferase subunit CysD, which codes for MLSHLQRLEAESIQIIREVVAECENPVMLYSIGKDSAVMLHLAMKAFAPGKPPFPLLHVDTTWKFREMIDFRDQTAKRLGLELLVHVNPEGVERGINPFEHGSALHTDIWKTQGLKQALDHHGFDAAFGGARRDEEKSRAKERVFSIRSEQHRWDPKQQRPELWSLYNTRKRKGESLRVFPLSNWTELDIWQYIYLEQIPIVPLYFAKERPVVRRDGTLIMVDDERLPLRDGETPELRKVRFRTLGCYPLTGAIDSDADDLPAIIQEMLVSRTSERQGRLIDSDSAGSMEKKKQEGYF
- a CDS encoding SRPBCC domain-containing protein, producing the protein MSTEKNLVRSLSVEIAAPAELVWSILVDLPSYPQWNPYTVKVESSLRLGEPVNLFLPDPTRPGELLHVVEHLADFEPHRLLAWEMIASADNPDAARREQIIEPTGPRSCRYQTTDQFLGPTADQVMANHGPWVKQGFDAVALALKAHAEALHGTSA
- a CDS encoding DUF1214 domain-containing protein, producing the protein MPTDRIEQEVISGESWNLFCEQLRRSGEQILRAEAPADGQTRAEGFRYLTRLLRIALEMHLEFADPDFPGFITPSHETAKIGADNPDNLYRYARLNGEHQYRVSGSRGSVFYLSFGTQKGGYETDGKMIQTGFIDASQLEIDADGNFEIILSQHRPASGNWLPMEATSNALVVRQTFLDRGAEQPAQLRIERLDGAQAPEPLSPQRLQQGLTRAASFVEGTARLFADWAQGYQTHANQLPLADQALCQSVGGDPNILYYHSYWALADDEALVIDVEQVPECDFWNLQINNYWMESLDYRYHRICLNKHSAQLDGKGGVRMVLSARDPGLPNWLETAGHPNGTLCLRWVGAKQPVHPTTRVLKLAELKDLL
- a CDS encoding sulfotransferase, coding for MDDFSAKALLAEASARAGGLDDFGEGDFRAALDVLAVALRDEAKLSAQGRALLREKLLAQLGNRLVLEDYCKRHPEILEQPIDDPLVIVGLPRTGTTLLQRTLAVDPQFSKAQWWETRYPAPLPGEAVEQPSQRIERARKEVAGMIEFLPQLLTIHPLDAEQPDEEFMLMEHSFLCAMDSYVNVPGYTAWLDRQDQAQVYRYLKKTLQFLQWQQQRRGIAPGRRWLLKSPQHLHTVELLFEVFPRAQVVLTHRDPGKTIPSLASFIHTLWQLYSEQVDARAVGGQWNQRMARALHHTMQARDDLPAGRFLDVRFEDTLSDPLGVVERIYAFAGLELTPDCRAAMQRWLADNGREKRAAHQYSAEQFGLDEATFERDYADYRRRHIQA